One Littorina saxatilis isolate snail1 linkage group LG10, US_GU_Lsax_2.0, whole genome shotgun sequence DNA window includes the following coding sequences:
- the LOC138979148 gene encoding WD repeat-containing protein 43-like → MASRFVRRYDVEDVHRFIFDVVMEMSAMRKTVPTKKAMFMLNNLTTEDCGEEEQEDCGEEEQEDCGEEEQEDCGEEEQEDCGEEEQEDCGEEEQEDCGEEEQEDCGEEEQEDCGEEEQEDCGEEEQEDGFC, encoded by the exons ATGGCGTCGAGGTTTGTGCGTAGGTATGATGTGGAAGACGTTCATCGCTTTATATTTGATGTGGTAATGGAGATGTCAGCGATGAGGAAAACAGTTCCGACGAAGAAGGCAATGTTTATGTTGAACAACCTGACAACG GAGGATTGTGGAGAGGAGGAACAGGAGGATTGTGGAGAGGAGGAACAGGAGGACTGTGGAGAGGAGGAACAGGAGGATTGTGGAGAGGAGGAACAGGAGGATTGTGGAGAGGAGGAACAGGAGGATTGTGGAGAGGAGGAACAGGAGGACTGTGGAGAGGAGGAACAGGAGGATTGTGGAGAGGAGGAACAGGAGGATTGTGGAGAGGAGGAACAGGAGGATTGTGGAGAGGAGGAACAGGAGGACGG GTTTTGTTGA